Proteins encoded by one window of Hafnia alvei:
- the argO gene encoding arginine exporter ArgO → MFSVFLQGFALSAAMILPLGPQNTFVLSQGIRRQYHLMIACLCALSDIVLICGGIFGGSALLSQSPLLLMLVTWGGVAFLLWYGWGAFRAAMAKEGIQTGADVVQQSRWRIVVTMLAVTWLNPHVYLDTFVVLGSLGGQLAADARSWFAFGAVSASAIWFFSLALLAAWLAPWLSTPKAQRVINLLVACVMWVIALQLARNGLHL, encoded by the coding sequence ATGTTTTCTGTTTTCTTACAGGGCTTTGCCTTGAGCGCAGCCATGATTTTGCCGCTGGGCCCACAAAACACATTTGTTTTGAGTCAGGGGATCCGTCGTCAGTATCATCTGATGATTGCTTGCTTATGCGCATTGAGCGATATCGTTTTAATCTGTGGCGGTATTTTTGGTGGCAGCGCTTTATTGAGTCAGTCCCCTCTGCTGTTGATGCTAGTGACTTGGGGTGGGGTAGCATTTTTACTGTGGTATGGCTGGGGTGCTTTTCGTGCAGCTATGGCAAAAGAGGGGATTCAAACGGGGGCTGACGTGGTGCAGCAGAGCCGCTGGCGGATTGTAGTAACCATGCTGGCCGTGACATGGCTTAACCCGCATGTCTATTTAGATACGTTCGTCGTGTTAGGAAGCTTAGGTGGACAGCTTGCAGCAGACGCCCGCAGTTGGTTTGCTTTTGGCGCCGTAAGTGCTTCTGCGATTTGGTTCTTTTCGTTGGCATTGCTCGCCGCGTGGTTAGCGCCATGGCTAAGTACGCCTAAAGCTCAGCGGGTGATTAATCTTCTTGTTGCCTGTGTGATGTGGGTTATTGCCCTGCAACTGGCAAGAAATGGGCTACATTTGTAA
- a CDS encoding oxidative stress defense protein: MKLKALAMVAVMGLSALPALSQAAEMPEGPHLVTSGTSSVDATPDIATLTFQVTASAKDAASAKTQVDQRVAKYFDFLNTNGIEKKDISAANLSTQPEYDYLKDGKSELKGYRADRRVQVTLRQLDKLNGLLDGALKANLNEIRSVELGVAKPEAYREQARQEAIKNAVSQAQSLAKGFGVVLGPVYSIQYHVSNYQPAPVSRMYMAADSMPKASAAQTYEQQTIQFDDQVDVVFSLNK; encoded by the coding sequence ATGAAGCTAAAAGCCTTAGCGATGGTTGCAGTGATGGGATTAAGCGCGTTGCCAGCGCTGTCTCAGGCGGCTGAAATGCCAGAAGGACCACATCTAGTGACCTCTGGAACATCAAGCGTAGACGCAACTCCTGATATTGCGACGCTGACTTTCCAAGTGACCGCTTCAGCGAAAGATGCGGCGAGCGCTAAGACGCAGGTCGATCAGCGTGTGGCAAAATATTTTGATTTTCTGAATACCAACGGTATTGAGAAAAAAGACATCAGTGCGGCTAACTTAAGCACTCAGCCAGAGTACGATTATCTGAAAGACGGCAAAAGCGAGCTAAAAGGCTATCGTGCCGATCGCCGCGTGCAAGTCACTCTGCGCCAGTTGGATAAGCTGAATGGTTTATTGGATGGTGCATTGAAAGCTAACCTCAATGAGATTCGTTCTGTTGAGTTAGGCGTTGCTAAGCCTGAAGCTTATCGTGAACAGGCACGTCAGGAAGCGATTAAAAATGCCGTGAGCCAGGCTCAGTCTCTGGCCAAAGGCTTTGGTGTGGTGCTTGGTCCGGTATACAGCATTCAATATCACGTATCCAACTACCAGCCAGCCCCAGTAAGCCGCATGTATATGGCAGCTGATTCAATGCCAAAAGCATCGGCTGCGCAGACCTATGAACAGCAAACGATCCAGTTTGACGATCAGGTTGATGTGGTCTTCAGCCTGAATAAATAA
- a CDS encoding LysR family transcriptional regulator ArgP, giving the protein MKRPDYRTLQALDAVIRERGFERAAQKLCITQSAVSQRIKQLENLFGQPLLVRTVPPRPTEQGQRLLALLHQVELLEEEWLGNDSSTDGPLLLSLAVNADSLATWLLPALKPVLADSPLRLNLQVEDETRTQERLRRGEVVGAVSIQPQPLPSCLVDRLGALDYLFVASPTFAARYFPNGVNRSSLLKAPAVAFDHLDDMHQAFLQQNFDLPPGSVPCHIVNSSEAFVQLALQGTTCCMIPHLQIEKELKEGSLINLTPGMVQRRMLYWHRFAPESRMMRRVTDALLSHGHNVLRQD; this is encoded by the coding sequence ATGAAACGCCCGGACTACCGGACTTTGCAAGCACTGGATGCGGTAATACGCGAACGTGGCTTTGAGCGTGCGGCACAAAAACTCTGTATAACTCAGTCAGCGGTTTCTCAGCGAATCAAGCAGTTAGAAAACCTGTTCGGTCAGCCTCTGCTGGTTCGTACCGTCCCCCCTCGCCCAACGGAACAGGGGCAGCGTTTGCTGGCTTTGTTGCATCAGGTTGAATTGCTTGAAGAGGAGTGGCTAGGCAACGATAGCAGCACCGATGGCCCACTGTTGCTCTCTCTCGCCGTCAACGCTGATAGTTTGGCAACTTGGCTGCTGCCCGCCTTAAAACCGGTGCTGGCGGATTCACCGCTGCGCTTGAACCTTCAGGTTGAAGATGAAACCCGAACTCAGGAACGACTCCGTCGTGGTGAAGTGGTCGGCGCGGTGAGTATCCAGCCACAGCCATTACCTAGCTGTTTAGTCGACCGCCTTGGTGCGCTCGATTACCTATTTGTGGCGTCACCGACTTTTGCTGCACGTTACTTCCCAAATGGCGTGAACCGTTCTTCATTGCTGAAAGCGCCAGCCGTCGCCTTTGACCACTTAGACGATATGCACCAAGCTTTCCTACAACAGAACTTTGATCTACCGCCGGGCAGCGTACCGTGTCATATCGTTAATTCATCTGAAGCCTTTGTACAACTGGCATTGCAGGGAACCACCTGCTGTATGATCCCGCATCTTCAGATCGAAAAAGAACTAAAAGAAGGCTCGCTGATAAACTTAACCCCCGGCATGGTTCAGCGCCGTATGTTGTATTGGCACCGCTTCGCACCAGAAAGCCGCATGATGCGTCGAGTCACCGATGCGCTACTTTCTCACGGGCACAACGTACTGCGCCAAGATTAA
- the rpiA gene encoding ribose-5-phosphate isomerase RpiA — translation MTQDELKKAVGWEALKYVKPGTIVGVGTGSTAAHFIDALGTMKGQIEGAVSSSDASTEKLKSLGITVFDLNEVDSLDIYVDGADEINGHMQMIKGGGAALTREKIVAAVAKKFICIVDSSKQVDILGNFPLPVEVIPMARSYVARELVKLGGQPEYRQGVLTDNGNVILDVHNLKIMDAIALEKQINGIAGVVTVGLFANRGADVALVGSADGVKTITA, via the coding sequence ATGACTCAAGATGAACTGAAAAAAGCAGTGGGTTGGGAAGCGCTCAAGTATGTAAAACCGGGCACCATCGTGGGTGTGGGCACGGGCTCAACCGCCGCGCATTTTATTGATGCGCTGGGCACCATGAAAGGGCAAATCGAGGGCGCGGTTTCAAGCTCTGATGCTTCCACTGAGAAACTGAAAAGTTTGGGCATTACCGTTTTCGATCTTAACGAAGTCGATTCGTTAGATATTTATGTTGATGGTGCGGATGAAATCAACGGCCACATGCAGATGATCAAAGGCGGCGGAGCGGCACTGACTCGCGAGAAGATCGTGGCGGCCGTGGCGAAGAAATTTATTTGCATCGTCGATTCTTCTAAACAGGTAGATATTCTGGGTAACTTCCCGCTGCCTGTAGAAGTGATCCCGATGGCACGCTCCTACGTTGCGCGTGAGTTGGTGAAATTAGGCGGCCAGCCTGAATATCGCCAAGGCGTTCTGACGGATAACGGCAACGTGATTTTAGACGTGCATAATCTGAAAATTATGGATGCGATTGCGTTAGAAAAACAGATTAACGGTATTGCCGGTGTGGTCACCGTTGGCTTGTTCGCAAATCGTGGTGCGGACGTTGCGCTGGTTGGCTCGGCTGACGGCGTGAAAACCATTACGGCATAA
- the serA gene encoding phosphoglycerate dehydrogenase, protein MAKVSLEKDRIKFLLVEGVHQSTVDNLRAAGYTNIEYHKGALDSESMKASIRDAHFVGIRSRTHLTEDIFAAAEKLIAVGCFCIGTNQVDLTAAAKRGIPVFNAPFSNTRSVAEMVLGELLLLLRGIPTANACAHRGEWNKQAVGCFEARGKKLGIIGYGHIGTQLGILAEGIGMNVFFYDIENKLPLGNAQQVRHLSDLLNMSDVVTLHVPETRSTKDMIGAEELALMKPGAILINASRGTVVDIPALCNALSSKHLSGAAIDVFPTEPATNSDPFNSPLCEFDNVLLTPHIGGSTQEAQENIGAEVAGKLTKYSDNGSSLSAVNFPEVSLPMHEENVSRLLHIHENRPGVLTQINQIFAEEGVNIAAQYLQTNAQIGYVVIDIETETERAEAALLRMKEITGTIRARLLY, encoded by the coding sequence ATGGCAAAAGTATCTTTGGAGAAAGACAGGATTAAGTTCCTTTTAGTTGAAGGGGTTCATCAAAGCACCGTCGACAATCTACGTGCAGCGGGTTACACCAACATCGAATATCATAAAGGTGCGCTGGACTCTGAATCGATGAAGGCATCCATTCGTGATGCTCATTTCGTTGGAATTCGTTCCCGAACCCACCTGACCGAAGATATCTTCGCTGCGGCTGAAAAATTGATTGCCGTAGGCTGTTTCTGCATTGGTACCAATCAGGTCGATCTTACCGCGGCGGCGAAACGCGGCATTCCAGTATTTAATGCGCCGTTCTCTAATACACGTTCGGTAGCCGAAATGGTGCTGGGCGAGCTGTTGCTGCTGTTACGCGGCATTCCAACGGCCAATGCCTGTGCGCATCGCGGTGAATGGAATAAACAGGCCGTGGGCTGTTTTGAAGCGCGTGGTAAAAAACTGGGCATTATTGGTTACGGCCATATCGGAACCCAGCTGGGTATTTTGGCTGAAGGCATTGGTATGAACGTCTTCTTCTACGATATCGAGAACAAACTGCCGTTGGGGAATGCGCAGCAGGTCCGTCATCTCTCTGATTTGCTCAACATGAGCGATGTCGTGACATTGCATGTGCCTGAAACGCGTTCCACCAAAGATATGATTGGTGCCGAAGAGTTGGCGCTCATGAAGCCTGGAGCTATTCTTATCAACGCATCACGCGGCACCGTGGTGGATATCCCTGCTCTGTGCAACGCGTTATCTTCCAAGCATTTATCGGGTGCGGCCATCGACGTGTTCCCAACGGAGCCAGCGACCAACAGCGATCCGTTTAATTCGCCGCTGTGTGAGTTCGATAACGTCTTGCTAACGCCGCATATTGGCGGTTCAACGCAGGAAGCACAGGAAAATATCGGTGCTGAAGTCGCGGGTAAACTCACGAAATATTCCGATAATGGTTCTTCATTGTCAGCGGTGAATTTCCCTGAAGTTTCTCTGCCGATGCATGAAGAAAATGTCAGCCGTCTGCTGCATATTCATGAAAACCGTCCTGGCGTACTGACGCAGATTAACCAGATTTTTGCGGAAGAGGGCGTCAACATTGCCGCGCAGTATCTGCAAACCAATGCTCAGATCGGCTATGTCGTTATTGATATCGAAACCGAGACTGAACGTGCGGAAGCGGCATTGCTGCGCATGAAAGAAATTACGGGAACGATTCGCGCCCGCTTGCTGTACTAA
- a CDS encoding 5-formyltetrahydrofolate cyclo-ligase translates to MSNNHSLSISSPNSDQSRSDIRRSVRQLRKNLSDDFQHHAAQDIATRVMELPQIQNARTVSLFLSFDGELNTRPLIERLWQAGKSVYLPVLHPFSRGNLLFLRYSAESEMVLNHFGIEEPRLNVQQVLPVSRLDIIFTPLVAFDATGQRLGMGGGFYDRTLQDWESAYAQQCGPYPIGLAHDCQRVDALPVQEWDVPLPEIITPSTHYRW, encoded by the coding sequence ATGTCCAATAACCATTCTCTCAGCATTTCTTCTCCAAATTCGGATCAATCCCGCTCGGATATTCGCCGTTCAGTTCGTCAATTACGTAAAAATCTTAGCGATGATTTCCAACATCATGCCGCACAAGACATTGCTACACGCGTAATGGAACTACCGCAAATTCAAAACGCACGCACCGTTTCCCTATTTCTCTCTTTCGACGGCGAGCTCAATACCAGACCGCTGATTGAACGTCTTTGGCAGGCGGGAAAATCAGTTTATCTTCCGGTTCTCCATCCCTTCAGCCGCGGTAACTTACTGTTTTTACGCTATAGCGCTGAAAGCGAAATGGTTCTGAATCATTTTGGCATTGAAGAGCCACGCCTTAACGTACAGCAGGTATTACCGGTGTCGCGGCTAGATATCATTTTTACCCCGCTGGTTGCGTTTGACGCCACAGGGCAAAGATTAGGCATGGGGGGCGGATTCTATGACCGAACCTTGCAGGATTGGGAAAGTGCCTACGCGCAACAATGCGGCCCGTACCCAATAGGATTGGCGCATGACTGCCAGAGAGTCGATGCGTTACCGGTACAAGAGTGGGACGTTCCACTACCAGAAATCATCACGCCGAGCACTCACTACCGCTGGTAA
- the zapA gene encoding cell division protein ZapA, whose translation MSAQPVDIQIFGRSLRVNCPPEQQEALNQAAEDLNQRLQDLKVRTRVTNTEQLVFIAALNVCHELAQERLKTRDYASNMEQRIRMLQQTIEQALLEQGRITDRQGAQFE comes from the coding sequence ATGTCTGCACAACCGGTAGATATTCAAATTTTTGGTCGTTCGTTAAGAGTTAATTGCCCGCCAGAACAACAAGAAGCGTTGAATCAGGCTGCAGAGGATCTTAATCAGCGGTTGCAAGATCTCAAAGTTCGCACTAGAGTCACCAATACGGAGCAACTGGTTTTCATCGCGGCATTAAACGTATGTCACGAACTGGCGCAAGAACGCTTGAAAACTCGCGATTATGCTTCCAATATGGAACAAAGAATTCGCATGTTGCAGCAGACCATCGAACAAGCTCTGCTGGAACAAGGTCGCATCACTGATCGTCAGGGTGCGCAGTTCGAATAA
- a CDS encoding YecA family protein: protein MSIEITVPEYSVFTQALQQQGVGLTPAEMHGLISGILCGGNQNDNWRTMIHDLTNEGEAFSQTLAQPLQATYQHTRDALEDDGFGFQLLLPDSDDVTVFDRADALSGWVNHFLLGLGMMQKNLGQIKGEVGEVIDDLRSIAQLGYEEDEDQEELEQSLEEVAEYVRMAAMLCHSEFSQEKPNAAEMQKPTLH from the coding sequence ATGTCAATTGAGATTACTGTACCCGAATATTCTGTTTTTACTCAGGCTTTGCAGCAGCAAGGCGTTGGATTAACTCCCGCTGAAATGCATGGCTTGATCAGCGGGATACTGTGTGGCGGCAATCAGAACGATAATTGGCGCACGATGATCCACGATCTAACCAACGAGGGCGAAGCATTTTCGCAAACGCTCGCACAGCCGCTTCAGGCAACTTATCAGCACACTCGTGATGCGTTAGAAGATGACGGTTTTGGCTTCCAACTGCTTTTACCGGATAGCGATGATGTCACCGTGTTTGATCGTGCTGATGCGCTTTCCGGCTGGGTGAACCATTTCCTGCTAGGTCTGGGAATGATGCAAAAAAATCTTGGCCAGATCAAAGGCGAAGTCGGTGAGGTTATCGACGATCTGCGTAGCATTGCTCAGTTAGGCTACGAAGAAGACGAAGATCAGGAAGAGCTGGAACAATCTCTGGAGGAAGTTGCGGAATACGTGCGTATGGCAGCGATGCTATGCCACAGCGAATTCTCACAGGAAAAGCCAAACGCGGCTGAAATGCAAAAACCCACTCTGCACTAA
- the pepP gene encoding Xaa-Pro aminopeptidase: MTQQEFQRRRQAVLAQMAPGSAALFFAAPECTRSADSEYPYRQNSDFWYLTGFNEPEALLILIKSDETHNHSVLFNRVRDLTAEIWFGRRLGQEAAPAKLGVDRALPYGDIEEQLHLLLNGLDVVYHAQGQYEFADQVTFAALEKLRRGMRQNFRAPATLIDWRPWVHEMRLFKSQEEIAAMRRAGEITALGHIRAMEKCRPGMFEYQLEGEILHEFTRHGARYPSYNTIVGGGENGCILHYTENESELKDGELVLIDAGCEYKGYAGDITRTFPVNGKFTQPQREIYDLVLASMDKAFEIFGPGRSIREANDAAVRVMVEGLVKLGVMKGDVDQLIADQAHRQFFMHGLSHWLGLDVHDVGDYGSSARERELEPGMVLTCEPGLYIAPDADVPAEYRGIGIRIEDDILITENGFEVLTKDVVKHADDIEALMAQAKAAS, from the coding sequence ATGACCCAGCAAGAATTTCAACGTCGTCGTCAGGCTGTTTTGGCACAGATGGCACCCGGTAGTGCCGCGCTCTTTTTTGCTGCGCCAGAATGCACCCGCAGTGCCGACAGTGAATACCCTTATCGCCAGAACAGCGACTTCTGGTATCTGACCGGCTTTAACGAGCCTGAAGCCTTGCTGATCCTGATTAAGAGCGATGAAACTCACAACCACAGCGTGCTGTTTAATCGCGTGCGTGACTTAACCGCCGAGATTTGGTTTGGACGTCGTTTAGGGCAAGAAGCCGCACCGGCTAAACTCGGTGTCGATCGCGCCCTGCCTTATGGCGATATTGAAGAGCAACTGCACCTATTGTTGAACGGCCTAGACGTGGTTTACCACGCTCAGGGGCAATATGAATTTGCAGATCAAGTTACGTTTGCTGCGCTAGAGAAACTACGCCGCGGCATGCGCCAGAATTTTCGCGCACCGGCTACGCTTATCGATTGGCGTCCTTGGGTGCATGAAATGCGCCTGTTTAAATCGCAGGAAGAAATTGCCGCGATGCGACGCGCGGGTGAAATCACCGCGCTGGGGCATATTCGTGCCATGGAGAAATGCCGTCCCGGTATGTTTGAGTATCAGCTTGAAGGGGAAATTCTGCATGAGTTTACCCGTCATGGGGCGCGTTATCCTTCCTACAACACCATCGTTGGCGGCGGCGAAAACGGCTGCATCCTGCATTACACCGAAAACGAAAGCGAGCTCAAAGACGGCGAGTTGGTGTTAATTGATGCGGGCTGTGAATATAAAGGCTATGCCGGTGATATCACGCGAACCTTCCCGGTTAATGGCAAATTTACTCAGCCTCAGCGTGAGATTTACGATCTGGTGCTGGCCTCGATGGATAAAGCGTTTGAAATCTTTGGCCCAGGCCGCAGTATCCGTGAAGCTAACGACGCAGCGGTGCGCGTGATGGTTGAAGGGTTAGTCAAATTAGGCGTGATGAAGGGCGACGTAGATCAGCTGATTGCCGATCAGGCACATCGCCAGTTCTTCATGCACGGTTTGAGCCATTGGTTAGGTTTGGATGTGCATGACGTCGGTGATTACGGTTCTTCTGCTCGTGAGCGCGAACTAGAACCGGGCATGGTGCTTACCTGCGAACCGGGGTTATACATCGCGCCAGATGCTGACGTTCCGGCGGAGTATCGCGGCATTGGCATCCGTATTGAAGACGATATTCTCATCACCGAGAATGGCTTTGAGGTGCTGACCAAAGATGTGGTTAAGCATGCTGACGATATTGAAGCGCTGATGGCACAGGCAAAGGCCGCTAGCTGA
- the ubiH gene encoding 2-octaprenyl-6-methoxyphenyl hydroxylase, producing MKMIIVGGGMAGATLALAVSALSAGRVQVEVVEAVSPDSRKHPGFDARAIALAYGTCQQLARIGVWPALKACGTPIERVHVSDQGHAGFVGLEASDYQIPYLGQVIELHQAGARLFTLLEKAPGVTLHCPAKVVSVERQQHSAAITLDNGTRLSGELLVAADGSSSALAQHCNVDWRSEDYGQIAVIANVTTSLPHQGKAFERFTRNGPLAMLPMSEGRCSLVWCHAAEDQAKIDSWSDAEFLHQLQQAFGWRLGTMVKAGKRHSYPLRLTSAQQHISHRLALVGNAAQTLHPIAGQGFNLGLRDVMSLAEIIAQAEQQGNDIGSYQILSQYQQRREPDQQATIGVTDGLIHLFANRLAPLVVGRNLGLMAMELVPPLRETLARRTLGWVER from the coding sequence ATGAAAATGATCATTGTAGGCGGAGGCATGGCGGGCGCTACGCTGGCGTTAGCGGTTTCCGCGTTGAGCGCAGGACGCGTTCAGGTTGAGGTTGTTGAGGCGGTTTCGCCAGACAGCCGCAAACATCCGGGATTTGACGCGCGAGCCATTGCGTTAGCCTACGGCACCTGTCAGCAATTAGCGCGAATTGGTGTGTGGCCCGCGCTGAAAGCGTGTGGAACACCGATAGAACGTGTTCACGTCAGCGATCAGGGACATGCCGGTTTTGTAGGGCTTGAGGCATCGGACTACCAGATCCCATATTTAGGTCAGGTTATAGAGCTTCATCAGGCGGGGGCGCGGCTGTTTACGCTGTTAGAAAAAGCGCCGGGCGTCACCTTGCACTGTCCGGCAAAAGTGGTCAGCGTCGAGCGTCAACAGCACAGTGCCGCTATCACGCTGGATAACGGTACTCGTCTTTCTGGTGAGTTACTGGTGGCGGCAGATGGTTCATCATCGGCGTTAGCACAGCACTGCAACGTTGACTGGCGCAGCGAAGATTATGGTCAGATAGCGGTTATCGCCAACGTCACGACCTCCTTACCGCATCAGGGTAAAGCGTTTGAACGTTTCACTCGCAACGGCCCGTTGGCGATGTTACCGATGAGTGAAGGCCGCTGCTCGCTGGTGTGGTGCCATGCGGCTGAAGATCAGGCGAAGATCGATAGCTGGAGTGATGCTGAGTTTTTACATCAGCTGCAGCAGGCTTTTGGCTGGCGTTTAGGTACGATGGTGAAAGCGGGTAAACGTCATAGCTATCCGTTGCGCTTAACGTCTGCCCAGCAACATATTAGCCATCGTCTTGCGCTGGTGGGCAACGCCGCACAAACGCTACATCCTATCGCGGGGCAGGGGTTTAATCTTGGGCTTCGTGACGTCATGTCTTTGGCGGAAATCATTGCCCAAGCGGAACAGCAGGGCAATGATATCGGCAGCTATCAAATATTAAGCCAATATCAACAGCGCCGAGAACCCGATCAGCAGGCCACAATCGGTGTGACCGACGGCCTGATTCATCTATTTGCTAATCGTCTGGCACCGTTAGTTGTTGGGCGTAATCTTGGTTTAATGGCGATGGAGTTGGTTCCTCCGCTGCGTGAAACGCTGGCGCGGCGCACCCTTGGTTGGGTAGAACGCTAA
- the ubiI gene encoding FAD-dependent 2-octaprenylphenol hydroxylase encodes MQSFDVVIAGGGMVGLATAAALQGSGLRIAVIESRIPELTELTPEPALRVSAINAASERLLQHLGVWQDILALRASAYQGMEVWESDSFGRIAFRAQEYGHTHLGHIIENRVIQLALWNKVGRQSEVTMIAPATLKQVAWGENEAFITLDNGQMLTARLVIGADGAHSWLRQHADIPLTFWDYGHHALVATIKTELPHEGCARQIFRPNGILAFLPLEDTHLCSIVWSVSPEEAQRLEALPESDFNRELAVAFDTRLGLCEVVSARQSHPLVGRYARSFAAHRLALVGDAAHTIHPLAGQGVNLGFMDAAELASEIKRLQRQGKDIGRYMYLRRYERTRKHSAAVMLTAMQGFRQLFDGDNPAKKLLRDVGMALADNLPGLKPRLVRHAMGLADLPESLQK; translated from the coding sequence ATGCAATCTTTTGATGTGGTTATTGCCGGTGGTGGCATGGTGGGGTTGGCAACGGCGGCGGCGCTTCAAGGCAGCGGGCTGCGCATTGCGGTGATTGAAAGCCGTATCCCCGAGCTCACTGAGTTGACGCCTGAACCCGCGCTGCGTGTTTCTGCCATTAATGCTGCCAGCGAGCGTTTGCTACAACATTTAGGCGTTTGGCAAGATATCCTCGCCCTGAGAGCGAGTGCCTATCAGGGTATGGAAGTGTGGGAAAGCGACAGCTTTGGGCGTATTGCGTTTCGTGCCCAAGAATATGGGCATACCCATCTTGGCCATATCATTGAAAACCGAGTTATTCAGTTGGCGCTGTGGAATAAAGTGGGCCGTCAGTCCGAGGTCACGATGATTGCACCAGCGACACTTAAACAGGTGGCGTGGGGCGAAAATGAAGCCTTCATCACGCTGGATAATGGGCAGATGCTTACGGCTCGTTTGGTGATTGGTGCCGATGGTGCGCATTCATGGCTGCGTCAGCATGCTGATATTCCACTGACGTTTTGGGATTATGGACACCATGCGTTGGTGGCTACCATCAAAACCGAATTGCCCCACGAAGGCTGCGCGCGTCAGATTTTTCGACCAAACGGCATCTTAGCTTTCTTGCCGCTGGAAGATACGCATTTATGCTCCATCGTGTGGTCCGTTTCTCCGGAAGAGGCTCAGCGCTTAGAGGCTTTGCCTGAGTCTGATTTCAACCGTGAGTTGGCCGTTGCGTTTGATACGCGTCTTGGTCTGTGCGAAGTCGTCAGCGCTCGACAGTCACATCCTCTGGTTGGGCGTTATGCTCGCAGCTTTGCCGCGCACCGACTCGCGCTGGTGGGGGATGCGGCGCATACCATTCATCCATTGGCGGGACAGGGCGTGAACCTCGGCTTTATGGACGCGGCTGAATTGGCTTCTGAAATCAAACGTCTACAGCGTCAGGGCAAAGATATCGGCCGCTATATGTATCTGCGCCGCTATGAGCGCACCCGCAAACACAGCGCTGCGGTGATGCTGACAGCGATGCAAGGTTTCCGCCAGCTGTTTGACGGTGATAATCCCGCCAAAAAATTGCTGCGCGATGTCGGCATGGCGCTGGCTGATAATCTTCCAGGGCTAAAACCACGTTTGGTTCGTCACGCCATGGGCCTAGCGGATTTGCCTGAAAGTTTGCAAAAATAG